One window of Watersipora subatra chromosome 3, tzWatSuba1.1, whole genome shotgun sequence genomic DNA carries:
- the LOC137390712 gene encoding carboxypeptidase B-like, which translates to MVIHAAKEVRVVYRVLSSLAEAQPDQVDILHAGKNGTFSLLVHEELAEEVAAAVKPYASSQGSITISKIEEVNIEHGWKDSGRKKRSLNDFDLESYNTYSSIKEYIYALAEDYQDICATEVIGETFEGREIIAVKVHGLDSSKPRVKIFIDGTQHAREWISPAVLVFLITKLVTGYASDELWAVNMLEKYEFHIVPIVNADGYAYSHNTTNGRFWRKNRKINKETSCIGVDLNRNWGFHWSGRGGSSYECSQIYYGESEFSEPETNALAVYIKKYKGSWHSYFSFHSYGQMILFPWSHSSIQSPDHYYHLMAGEKMAEGIKNVFNGTVYRVGSVGSLLYAASGSSESWAYARGDFPYSFTIELPNLYNFVLPKSRIAPTTLEIINGLQ; encoded by the exons ATGGTGATTCACGCGGCGAAGGAAGTTAGAGTTGTCTATAGAGTTCTTTCCTCGCTCGCTGAGGCTCAGCCTGATCAG GTGGATATTTTACACGCTGGAAAAAATGGCACATTTTCTCTTTTGGTTCATGAGGAGCTTGCAGAAGAGGTAGCAGCTGCTGTCAAACCATATGCTTCAAGTCAAGGCAGCATCACAATATCAAA GATTGAAGAAGTGAACATTGAGCATGGATGGAAAGACTCTGGAAGAAAGAAAAGATCTCTTAACGATTTTGATTTGGAGTCATACAACACGTACAGCAGT ATAAAGGAGTATATTTATGCATTGGCTGAGGATTATCAGGATATATGTGCCACAGAAGTTATTGGTGAGACATTTGAAGGCAGAGAAATTATTGCTGTCAAG gTACATGGCCTTGACAGCAGCAAGCCTAGAGTTAAAATATTCATTGATGGTACGCAACACGCCAGAGAGTGGATTTCACCAGCAGTTCTGGTTTTTCTTATTACAAAG TTGGTGACAGGATACGCGAGTGATGAGCTCTGGGCAgtcaatatgctggagaagtaTGAGTTCCACATAGTACCTATAGTAAACGCTGATGGGTACGCGTACAGCCACAACACTACCAAT GGAAGATTCTGGAGAAAGAACCGgaaaataaacaaagaaactTCATGTATAGGCGTTGATTTAAACAGAAACTGGGGATTCCACTGGTCAG GCAGAGGAGGGAGCTCTTACGAATGCTCTCAGATATATTACGGAGAGAGTGAGTTCTCTGAGCCTGAAACAAATGCTCTGGCAGTTTACATAAAGAAATATAAGGGCAGCTGGCATTCCTACTTCTCCTTCCACAG CTATGGTCAGATGATATTGTTCCCATGGTCACACTCCTCCATACAGTCTCCTGACCATTATTACCACCTAATGGCTGGAGAAAAAATGGCAGAAGGCATCAAGAACGTCTTTAATGGTACTGTGTATAGAGTTGGCTCTGTCGGAAGCTTATTAT ATGCAGCTTCTGGAAGCTCTGAGTCTTGGGCGTATGCTCGAGGTGATTTCCCATATTCCTTCACTATTGAGCTACCAAACCTATACAACTTTGTCTTGCCCAAGTCACGTATTGCACCAACAACGCTAGAAATTATTAATGGACTTCAGTGA